A genomic window from Fusarium falciforme chromosome 2, complete sequence includes:
- a CDS encoding HET-domain-containing protein has translation MDGKCKNCRHLVRKDLVEVGGTPHFWSKTAEGSCRTCRLLYDGIAIAAPYSNHETVLRWEIHVQNGLIVKGTGNGDVMVEFYCTSGNSDLPDAIGAKDHVTPWWQDHTTISVCRAAANEEQSLPASIPRPTRLLDLGLDSALESDLRLTRDTAKVSQYATLSHCWLQADSEPVQTRIANVSQHLQRIKFASLSPTFQQAVKACRRLHIGHLWIDSLCIVQDDRDDWEREGSNMDNIYAGACVTLAMHSNAEGFMPYHTLPFPLHGGSTGKIHVRQLTNHPDLLHHVAAAPKAEDKDRIAPNGAWGRVSLRGWCYQERALSRRVFHITSDELLIEQGGRIVYCQCSHHHRNSQVGFAGWLTGGSRTLPTDQAKYTWSNVISQYTQRMFSFESDLLPGLAGLARRLSTEFGMGPYFAGLWRENLLRWLCWKSVSWKSEIPGDICPNCRPYPRRRISDGPLRAPVSEFVPSFSWASRFGPCKFMHDPWRLNEYVAVAEVIRAECRASQQSPFGRILAGFIDLKANLYRALHFSTTGWSRNELVGMNLCLTQHAYVVDEGFPSRWDMSAHKEIFSHVKGCGRRFKVDASDDLPPDGSVVYLLELFYVTGFHRDSSFDEELGWERTIPGERAIMLILVPDESKTKAIEANGLGRPGEDIQSFRRIGIGIFGRFEFLDMGSPEETIIRLV, from the exons ATGGATGGCAAGTGCAAGAATTGCCGCCACTTAGTTCGAAAAGACTTGGTCGAGGTCGGCGGTACCCCACATTTCTGGTCGAAAACTGCTGAGGGCAGTTGCAGGACTTGCCGGCTCCTATACGACGGCATCGCGATTGCCGCTCCGTATAGCAATCATGAAACGGTGCTTCGATGGGAGATACACGTCCAGAACGGATTGATTGTTAAAGGAACTGGAAACGGGGATGTTATGGTCGAATTTTACTGTACTTCCG GCAATTCGGATCTCCCAGACGCGATCGGTGCAAAAGACCATGTAACCCCATGGTGGCAGGACCACACCACGATCTCTGTTTGTAGAGCCGCCGCCAATGAGGAGCAATCACTACCGGCCAGCATCCCTAGGCCAACACGACTGCTCGACCTTGGACTTGATTCGGCTCTAGAATCTGACTTGCGCTTGACACGCGACACGGCAAAGGTCTCTCAATACGCAACGCTCAGTCATTGTTGGCTCCAAGCGGACTCTGAACCTGTCCAAACCCGAATCGCCAACGTCAGCCAACATCTCCAGAGAATTAAATTTGCTTCACTCAGCCCCACCTTCCAACAAGCCGTGAAAGCCTGCAGGAGACTCCATATCGGCCATCTGTGGATCGACAGCCTTTGCATAGTCCAAGACGACCGGGACGATTGGGAACGCGAGGGTTCCAACATGGATAACATCTACGCCGGGGCGTGCGTCACTCTCGCCATGCATAGCAACGCTGAAGGCTTCATGCCATACCATACCCTACCATTTCCTCTGCACGGCGGCTCCACAGGAAAGATTCATGTGCGACAGCTCACTAACCACCCGGATCTACTCCACCATGTCGCCGCCGCCCCCAAGGcggaggacaaggacaggATCGCGCCTAACGGGGCTTGGGGACGCGTCTCCCTTCGTGGATGGTGTTATCAGGAGAGGGCCCTGAGCAGGCGTGTGTTCCACATAACGAGCGACGAACTGCTCATTGAACAAGGCGGTAGGATTGTCTACTGCCAGTGCTCACACCATCATCGGAATTCACAGGTGGGCTTTGCCGGGTGGCTGACGGGTGGAAGCAGAACGTTGCCCACGGATCAGGCCAAGTATACCTGGAGCAACGTGATCAGTCAGTATACGCAGCGTATGTTCTCGTTTGAAAGCGACCTGCTCCCAGGCCTGGCTGGACTCGCACGGCGACTAAGCACCGAATTCGGAATGGGGCCATACTTTGCGGGGCTGTGGAGAGAGAATCTTCTTCGCTGGCTTTGCTGGAAAAGCGTGTCGTGGAAATCGGAAATCCCTGGTGATATCTGCCCCAATTGTCGCCCCTATCCTCGTCGGAGGATTAGCGACGGACCTCTACGTGCACCAGTGTCGGAGTTCGTCCCGAGTTTCTCCTGGGCTTCGAGATTTGGGCCATGCAAGTTTATGCACGACCCATGGCGATTGAACGAATATGTTGCCGTCGCCGAAGTCATCCGCGCTGAGTGCCGAGCCAGTCAGCAAAGTCCGTTCGGCCGCATTCTTGCCGGATTCATCGACTTAAAAGCTAACCTGTATCGCGCGCTCCATTTCTCAACGACAGGCTGGTCTCGAAATGAACTCGTCGGCATGAATCTCTGCCTGACTCAGCATGCTTACGTGGTGGATGAGGGCTTCCCCTCCAGGTGGGATATGTCGGCGCATAAGGAGATTTTCAGTCATGTCAAGGGATGTGGAAGGAGATTCAAAGTTGATGCGAGCGATGACCTGCCGCCGGATGGGAGCGTCGTTTACCTGCTTGAGCTCTTCTACGTTACAGGGTTCCATCGGGATTCTTCATTTGACGAGGAGCTTGGATGGGAACGTACTATACCAGGGGAAAGGGCTATAATGCTTATCCTAGTCCCGGATGAGTCTAAAACAAAGGCTATTGAGGCAAACGGCCTGGGTCGGCCGGGTGAAGACATTCAGTCATTTCGGCGGATTGGCATTGGGATATTTGGTCGATTTGAGTTTCTAGACATGGGCTCGCCAGAGGAAACTATTATACGGTTAGTCTAG
- a CDS encoding Methyltransferase domain containing protein translates to MDELLPANGTQIVADEDADSALEMPLSESLASLRSSIFAYQEENGRTYHAMSAGNLQHHAMTLTIEGRHCLCPKNDGAARVLDLGTGTGIWAIEYADAHPEAEVIGVDLNPGQPTFVPPNCSFEIDDLEKEWTWSKTFDFIFCRMTMGSFADNFNIVENAFNQLQPGGYFEAQDIGHLRCDDGTLSETSDLLRWMALIQEGLEKLGRSTTAAEERKSTMEAVGFEGVVETVYKWPTNQWPRDKKYKDLGKWSLINTDYALEAAALAPLTRGLGWSREEVLALVAKARKALRDTTVHAYWPVYVVYGRKPVRSSDPTAVSPSTSLSAEG, encoded by the exons ATGGATGAATTATTGCCGGCGAATGGAACGCAGATT GTCGCAGACGAAGACGCCGACTCTGCCCTGGAAATG CCACTGAGCGAGTCTCTGGCATCGCTGAGATCAAGCATCTTTGCATATCAGGAGGAGAACGGCCGGACATATCATGCCATGAGTGCAGGCA ACTTGCAGCATCATGCCATGACCCTGACCATCGAGGGCAGACATTGCCTGTGTCCCAAAAATGATGGTGCCGCCAGAGTTCTCGACCTTGGTACGGGCACCGGTATCTGGGCGATAGAGTACG CCGACGCTCATCCTGAGGCGGAG GTAATCGGTGTTGATCTCAACCCGGGGCAACCAACCTT CGTACCACCAAATTGTTCTTTCGAG ATAGACGATCTCGAGAAGGAGTGGACGTGGTCTAAGACGTTCGACTTTATCTTTTGCCGGATGACAATGGGGAGTTTCGCTGATAATTTCAACATCGTGGAGAATGCCTTCAA CCAACTCCAACCCGGTGGCTACTTCGAAGCCCAGGACATTGGCCACTTACGTTGTGATGACGGCACTCTCTCCGAAACCTCCGACCTATTGAGGTGGATGGCTCTTATACAGGAGGGCCTGGAGAAATTGGGGCGGTCTACTACCGCTGCGGAAGAGCGCAAGTCGACTATGGAAGCCGTGGGCTTCGAAGGCGTAGTTGAGACAGTGTATAAGTGGCCAACGAATCAATGGCCGCGCGACAAGAAGTATAAAGACCTAGGTAAGTGGAGCCTGATTAATACTGACTATGCgctggaggcggcggcacTGGCGCCCCTAACGCGCGGACTGGGCTGGTCGAGGGAGGAGGTGCTGGCGCTGGTGGCTAAGGCGAGGAAAGCACTGAGAGATACGACTGTGCATGCTTATTGGCCAGT ATATGTAGTTTATGGCCGCAAGCCGGTCCGGTCATCGGATCCGACGGCCGTGTCACCGTCGACATCTCTATCAGCGGAGGGATGA